From Methanobrevibacter millerae, the proteins below share one genomic window:
- a CDS encoding DUF308 domain-containing protein: MDFKKIIGILFVIVGLIFIISPMFSSEMASVIVGLSLLFFGIASIINGISSQYTMPIFSTANIIIGVISLIFGVLFIFFIDALSFLLGLQFYIIGFIMVVFGILGIISESKLSKMSSLLILIIGIMAIALAVCTTAQPVYAAILIGVCLLIEGIRFFIIDD; encoded by the coding sequence TTGGATTTCAAAAAAATCATTGGAATTTTGTTCGTGATAGTGGGTCTGATTTTCATAATCAGCCCGATGTTCAGTTCTGAAATGGCTTCAGTAATTGTCGGACTGAGCTTGTTATTCTTCGGTATCGCTTCAATCATTAACGGGATTTCATCTCAGTACACAATGCCGATATTTTCGACCGCCAATATAATAATAGGGGTTATATCCCTTATATTCGGGGTATTATTCATATTCTTCATTGACGCACTGTCATTCCTTCTCGGACTGCAGTTCTATATAATCGGATTTATAATGGTTGTATTCGGTATACTGGGAATTATTTCTGAATCAAAGCTTTCAAAAATGTCGTCCCTGCTGATTTTAATCATTGGTATAATGGCTATTGCCCTTGCTGTATGCACTACTGCACAACCGGTTTATGCCGCAATTCTGATTGGAGTATGTTTGCTTATCGAAGGAATAAGATTCTTTATAATTGATGATTAG
- a CDS encoding replication factor C large subunit, with protein sequence MLWTDKYRPKSLDEILGNNKEKKIIQSWVDNWKAGNPQQPLLLVGPPGIGKTTFAQAIANEFSEYIELNASDKRSQDVIKSTIGESSSTRSLFGDEYKLIIMDEVDGIHGTNDRGGVKAIGEIIKTSKHPLILIANDFYSKRLQSIKPKCQVIKMAKIRGPTINKMLKNIAKEEGIEYDKEALKLLSKKANGDIRSAINSFQAIADTSHELSMEDVENITTKDDRSTIIDGVMATLKSKNPKHVKDALRVDEEPTLVMEYIAENVPREYTNKNELKKAYENLSKADLYFGRAQRTRNYGYWKYATDFMGIGVSSAKRETYKKFTPIKSPTVFTLMGRNRGKRNQRDAIAEKMSEKMHISNTVAISMFPYLEIMFQNDELAWEISDFLDLDKDEIKRFRSKVIPKSVIKKMEKQKEEMRIEERDRRAQELESQLFAGIPQETAVEEEPVRDEIELIAEEPKSEEETIVEESEVEEELMAEEMIEEEVEEKPKEKKNTQTSLFDF encoded by the coding sequence ATGTTATGGACAGACAAATACCGACCAAAAAGCCTAGATGAGATATTAGGTAACAACAAGGAAAAAAAGATTATTCAATCATGGGTGGATAACTGGAAAGCGGGCAATCCCCAGCAGCCGCTGCTTTTAGTGGGACCTCCGGGAATCGGAAAGACAACGTTCGCCCAGGCAATAGCCAACGAATTTTCCGAATACATTGAATTGAATGCAAGTGACAAGCGTTCACAGGACGTCATCAAAAGCACGATCGGCGAATCCTCATCTACAAGATCATTGTTCGGAGACGAATACAAACTGATTATAATGGACGAGGTTGACGGTATTCACGGAACAAACGACCGTGGGGGAGTCAAGGCCATCGGAGAGATTATCAAAACCTCCAAGCATCCATTAATCTTAATAGCCAACGATTTCTATTCAAAAAGGCTTCAATCCATCAAACCCAAATGCCAGGTCATCAAGATGGCCAAGATTAGAGGCCCTACCATTAATAAGATGCTTAAAAACATTGCAAAAGAGGAAGGCATCGAATACGATAAAGAGGCATTAAAGCTATTGTCCAAAAAGGCAAACGGAGATATCCGTTCAGCCATTAACAGTTTTCAGGCGATTGCAGACACCTCCCATGAGTTAAGCATGGAGGACGTTGAAAACATCACCACCAAAGACGACAGGTCAACCATAATCGACGGGGTGATGGCTACACTGAAAAGCAAGAATCCAAAGCACGTAAAGGACGCTTTAAGGGTTGATGAAGAGCCGACGCTCGTAATGGAGTACATTGCCGAAAACGTGCCCAGAGAATACACCAATAAAAATGAACTTAAAAAGGCATATGAAAACCTATCCAAGGCAGATTTATACTTTGGAAGGGCTCAAAGAACTAGAAACTATGGTTACTGGAAGTATGCAACTGATTTCATGGGAATCGGCGTAAGCTCAGCCAAAAGGGAAACCTACAAGAAATTCACCCCAATCAAAAGCCCTACAGTATTTACATTAATGGGACGCAACCGTGGAAAAAGAAATCAGCGCGACGCCATTGCAGAGAAAATGTCTGAAAAGATGCACATTTCAAATACCGTGGCCATTTCAATGTTTCCTTACCTTGAAATAATGTTTCAAAACGACGAGCTTGCCTGGGAGATTTCAGATTTCCTTGATTTGGACAAGGATGAAATCAAACGCTTCAGAAGCAAAGTCATTCCTAAATCCGTCATAAAAAAGATGGAAAAGCAAAAAGAGGAAATGCGTATTGAAGAGCGTGACAGGCGTGCACAAGAGCTTGAAAGCCAACTATTTGCAGGAATTCCTCAGGAAACTGCCGTTGAAGAAGAGCCTGTAAGGGATGAAATTGAACTGATAGCTGAAGAGCCAAAAAGCGAAGAAGAAACCATAGTTGAAGAAAGCGAAGTCGAAGAAGAGTTAATGGCTGAAGAAATGATTGAAGAAGAAGTCGAAGAAAAGCCTAAAGAGAAGAAAAATACTCAAACATCATTATTTGACTTCTAA
- a CDS encoding replication factor C small subunit, translating into MSGPWVEKYRPQSLDDIVGQEHIINRLKKYVGEESMPNLMFTGPAGVGKTTTALALVKSILGEYWRQNFLELNASDARGIDTVRNDIKNFCRLKPVGAPFRIIFLDEVDNMTKDAQHALRREMEMYTKTASFILSCNYSSKIIDPIQSRCAIFRFAPIKGEEIVNRLKYICTEENFDYDEKGIETIVYYAEGDMRKAVNILQATASEGEHISEESVYDVVSKSKPQDITDMITKALTGDFMGARKLMHETMVLQGTSGEDMVSQIYQEVSRRVIDGKMDPEFYIDIIEAIANCDFRIREGSNPRIQLEALLTKFL; encoded by the coding sequence ATGAGTGGACCTTGGGTAGAAAAATATAGACCACAAAGCCTAGATGACATTGTAGGCCAAGAACATATTATAAACAGACTTAAAAAGTATGTCGGCGAAGAAAGCATGCCGAATTTAATGTTTACAGGACCTGCAGGTGTTGGAAAAACCACAACCGCACTTGCGCTGGTCAAATCAATTCTCGGAGAATACTGGAGGCAGAACTTCCTGGAACTTAACGCTTCAGACGCAAGGGGAATTGACACGGTAAGAAACGATATCAAGAATTTCTGCAGACTGAAACCTGTAGGCGCCCCATTCAGAATAATATTCCTGGATGAAGTGGACAACATGACAAAAGACGCCCAACATGCTTTAAGACGTGAAATGGAAATGTATACGAAAACCGCTTCATTCATCCTGTCCTGTAATTATTCATCAAAAATCATCGACCCTATCCAGTCCAGATGCGCAATATTCAGATTCGCTCCAATAAAGGGAGAAGAGATTGTAAACAGATTAAAATACATCTGCACAGAAGAGAACTTTGACTATGATGAAAAGGGAATAGAAACCATCGTCTATTATGCCGAAGGGGACATGCGTAAGGCAGTCAATATCCTGCAGGCAACGGCCTCCGAAGGAGAGCATATTTCAGAAGAAAGCGTATACGACGTTGTTTCCAAATCAAAGCCTCAGGACATTACTGACATGATTACAAAGGCGTTGACCGGAGACTTCATGGGCGCAAGAAAGCTCATGCACGAAACCATGGTACTGCAGGGAACAAGCGGAGAGGACATGGTATCACAGATATATCAGGAAGTATCCAGAAGAGTAATTGACGGAAAGATGGATCCCGAGTTTTACATTGACATCATCGAAGCCATAGCAAACTGTGACTTCAGGATAAGGGAAGGATCAAACCCAAGAATACAGCTGGAAGCTCTTTTAACTAAATTCTTATAG
- the hisI gene encoding phosphoribosyl-AMP cyclohydrolase: MEINFRHEINGEKVITAVAQDAETGEILMLANMNKEALQKTIETGKAHYWSTSRNKQWLKGESSGHFQEVEEILVDCDMDAVVLKIRQNGAACHEGYYSCFFRNLEVENSPDIDDLKEEDLKTNQKRIINPEDVY; this comes from the coding sequence ATGGAAATTAATTTCAGACATGAGATAAATGGCGAAAAGGTCATCACCGCCGTGGCGCAGGACGCCGAAACCGGCGAGATATTAATGCTTGCAAACATGAATAAGGAAGCGCTTCAAAAAACCATCGAAACCGGCAAGGCCCATTACTGGAGCACCTCAAGAAACAAGCAATGGCTGAAAGGAGAAAGCTCCGGCCATTTCCAGGAAGTGGAAGAAATTCTAGTGGACTGTGACATGGACGCTGTCGTGCTTAAAATCAGACAGAACGGCGCAGCATGTCATGAAGGATACTATTCATGCTTTTTCAGAAACCTGGAGGTTGAAAACTCACCGGACATTGATGACTTAAAAGAAGAAGATTTGAAAACAAACCAGAAACGTATAATTAACCCAGAAGACGTGTATTAA
- the hisS gene encoding histidine--tRNA ligase: MEFTRPRGTRDFLFEEMEDRKKAESTLRYIFENYGYREIKTPLFEELKLFTTKSGEEIVDQLYNFKDKSDRELTLRPEITAPVARLYLNELEKTATKPIKLYYYGSCFRYERPQKGRFRQFWQFGCELIGAKSPQGEAEVIAMCSDSIEALGITGADVNINHLGIIRGLFRHFEIDAKTQRELMVVIDKGDKDLLKESLSGENPIISNDELNQILLKLIDMVGDKSILADVEELIKDYEEPQQAFDELKELVELLDCFNMTNYTLNLGVARGLDYYTGIVFEIYVEGLGAQKQVCGGGTYSLIKVFGGQEVESTGFALGFDRLMNAIEELTEKEDAKSHLDAYIAPISEDVRFKAYEITQALRRSGIRCDVDLNNKKFKKLMNYADKIRVPKMIIIGKNDLDEGKVTVKDMQSGSQDLVEVENIVSYFKGE, from the coding sequence ATGGAATTTACAAGACCGAGAGGTACTAGAGATTTTTTATTTGAAGAGATGGAAGATAGAAAAAAAGCTGAAAGTACCTTAAGATACATTTTTGAAAATTATGGTTACAGGGAGATTAAAACCCCTTTATTTGAAGAATTAAAGCTTTTTACAACCAAATCCGGAGAGGAAATTGTCGACCAGCTGTACAATTTCAAGGACAAATCCGACCGCGAATTAACATTAAGGCCTGAAATTACCGCACCGGTTGCCAGACTATACTTGAATGAGCTTGAAAAAACTGCAACAAAGCCTATCAAGCTTTATTATTACGGCAGCTGTTTCAGGTACGAAAGGCCTCAAAAGGGAAGGTTCAGACAGTTCTGGCAATTCGGATGCGAACTGATCGGTGCAAAATCCCCCCAGGGAGAGGCCGAAGTTATCGCAATGTGCAGCGATTCCATTGAAGCTTTAGGAATTACTGGCGCCGACGTTAACATCAACCATCTGGGCATCATCAGAGGATTGTTCAGGCACTTTGAAATCGATGCAAAAACCCAAAGGGAACTGATGGTTGTCATCGACAAGGGAGACAAGGACTTATTGAAAGAATCCCTAAGCGGAGAAAATCCAATCATCTCCAATGACGAATTAAACCAGATTTTGCTTAAATTAATCGATATGGTCGGGGACAAAAGCATCCTCGCTGACGTTGAGGAATTGATTAAAGATTATGAAGAGCCTCAGCAGGCATTTGACGAACTTAAGGAATTGGTTGAGCTCCTAGACTGCTTTAACATGACAAACTACACATTAAACCTTGGAGTTGCAAGGGGACTTGACTATTACACAGGAATCGTCTTTGAAATCTATGTCGAAGGCCTTGGAGCACAGAAACAGGTCTGCGGAGGAGGAACCTACAGTTTAATCAAAGTATTCGGCGGCCAGGAAGTTGAATCAACCGGCTTTGCCCTAGGATTCGACAGGCTGATGAATGCAATTGAAGAGCTCACCGAAAAGGAAGATGCCAAATCCCATTTAGATGCTTATATCGCACCGATTTCAGAAGACGTCCGCTTTAAGGCCTATGAAATTACCCAGGCTTTAAGAAGGTCAGGCATCAGGTGCGACGTTGACCTGAACAACAAGAAATTCAAGAAACTGATGAATTATGCCGATAAAATCAGGGTTCCTAAAATGATTATCATAGGTAAAAACGATCTTGATGAAGGCAAGGTAACCGTAAAGGACATGCAGAGCGGTTCACAGGACTTGGTTGAAGTTGAAAATATCGTAAGTTACTTTAAAGGAGAATAA
- the aroE gene encoding shikimate dehydrogenase codes for MEIKGSTNVVALIGHPVEHSFSPPMHNAAFEALKMDYVYTAFDVNPNDLGNAIKGADALNIKGFNVTIPHKIEVMQYLDEIDEIAALIGAVNTVDFKNLKGYNTDGIGAIKAIGDVTRIKDKNVVIAGAGGASRAISFYLAKYGVNSLKILNRNVEKAQNLAGDVSDSGLIDGVEADSIKNMDLSDANILINTTPVGMHPNVNDTPIASTEMMHEDLTVFDAVYNPNETGLLKEAIKAGAKPVYGIKMLLYQGAESFEIWTGKKAPVDVMEDALTRTLGL; via the coding sequence ATGGAAATAAAAGGAAGTACAAATGTAGTGGCTTTAATCGGGCATCCTGTGGAACACAGCTTTTCGCCGCCGATGCATAATGCCGCTTTTGAGGCTTTGAAAATGGATTATGTCTACACGGCATTTGATGTCAATCCAAATGATTTGGGAAATGCGATTAAGGGAGCCGACGCTTTAAATATAAAGGGATTCAATGTTACGATACCCCATAAAATTGAAGTAATGCAATATCTCGATGAAATCGATGAAATAGCCGCATTAATAGGTGCCGTCAACACGGTTGATTTTAAAAACCTTAAAGGATATAACACCGATGGAATCGGAGCTATTAAAGCCATTGGCGATGTGACAAGGATTAAAGATAAGAATGTCGTCATCGCAGGTGCCGGAGGGGCTTCAAGGGCAATATCATTCTATCTGGCCAAATACGGAGTTAACAGTCTGAAAATATTGAACAGAAACGTCGAAAAGGCTCAAAATCTTGCCGGTGATGTTTCAGATTCTGGATTGATTGACGGCGTTGAAGCAGATTCAATCAAAAACATGGATTTGAGTGATGCAAATATCTTAATCAATACGACGCCGGTTGGAATGCATCCAAATGTCAATGATACCCCAATAGCTTCAACTGAAATGATGCATGAGGATTTGACGGTATTTGATGCCGTTTACAATCCCAATGAAACCGGATTATTGAAAGAAGCCATTAAGGCAGGTGCAAAGCCGGTTTACGGAATCAAGATGCTTCTGTATCAGGGAGCTGAAAGCTTTGAAATCTGGACGGGAAAGAAGGCGCCTGTTGACGTAATGGAAGATGCGCTCACAAGAACTTTAGGGTTATGA
- a CDS encoding tRNA (adenine-N1)-methyltransferase: MKLILDERGKKCIVEEGKELQSDLGIVSAEVLANAEVGDEVKSHLDRTFKIIKPNVNDFIDVMERRCSILIKKDIGTVLAYTGLGAGSRVVDAGTGAGAIALHFANVVGETGHVYTYEIREDFAEVAQRNIDAFGIKNIDVKNKNIKEGIDEDNIDVVFLDLPKPYEIFEDVWDSLNLGGWLVVYAPYIYQAEVAYRVAKKLNFYDIEILETLERGLEVKQKGTRPKTRMVGHSGYILFARKL, from the coding sequence ATGAAATTGATTTTAGATGAACGTGGCAAGAAATGTATTGTGGAAGAAGGCAAAGAGCTTCAAAGCGACTTGGGAATTGTTTCGGCAGAGGTCTTGGCAAATGCTGAAGTGGGCGATGAGGTAAAAAGCCATCTTGACCGCACATTTAAAATTATAAAGCCTAACGTTAATGATTTCATAGATGTAATGGAGAGAAGATGCTCCATATTAATCAAAAAGGACATTGGAACCGTACTGGCCTACACCGGCCTGGGTGCAGGTTCAAGGGTTGTCGATGCAGGAACCGGTGCCGGAGCCATTGCCCTTCATTTTGCAAACGTAGTCGGTGAAACTGGCCACGTCTACACCTATGAAATCCGGGAGGATTTCGCTGAAGTCGCCCAAAGAAACATCGACGCATTTGGAATTAAAAACATCGACGTTAAAAACAAGAACATCAAGGAAGGAATCGATGAGGACAACATTGACGTGGTATTTTTGGACCTTCCAAAGCCTTATGAGATTTTCGAGGACGTTTGGGACTCATTAAATCTCGGCGGATGGCTGGTCGTCTATGCGCCCTACATCTATCAGGCAGAAGTCGCCTACAGGGTTGCTAAAAAGCTTAATTTCTATGATATTGAAATTCTTGAAACCCTGGAAAGAGGTCTTGAAGTAAAGCAGAAAGGAACAAGGCCTAAAACAAGAATGGTTGGACATAGCGGTTATATACTTTTCGCAAGAAAGTTATAA
- a CDS encoding ATPase, with translation MDLIFDISALASDKEEFTDSKKDVLKYLKIIGVDSRFISYTPQKIYINNLRFSKFSRKRQETFNGRYPDIEVVRNSLFQKICSKAAKSLSDIKPNSRILIPEDNFMVNVIMEPYMRKYGVKLVIDGEYDLIANPLVLDYEVNQIFSTIFAGEGLEFNKRENEVYPLINVPLDWINSFLEMDGRLKMENENSNELASSFMEFLEDVAPQYRENVLKAADYIEEKLYPLNYLE, from the coding sequence ATGGATTTGATTTTTGATATTTCAGCTTTGGCAAGTGATAAAGAGGAATTTACGGATTCCAAAAAGGACGTATTGAAATATCTCAAAATTATCGGAGTCGATTCAAGATTCATTTCATACACTCCTCAAAAGATTTACATTAACAATTTAAGGTTTTCAAAGTTTTCAAGAAAACGCCAGGAAACTTTTAACGGGCGATATCCGGATATTGAGGTTGTAAGAAATTCACTTTTCCAAAAGATCTGTTCAAAAGCCGCCAAAAGCTTAAGCGACATTAAGCCCAACTCAAGGATATTGATTCCTGAGGATAATTTCATGGTCAATGTCATTATGGAGCCATATATGCGTAAATATGGGGTCAAGCTGGTCATTGACGGCGAATATGATTTGATAGCCAATCCCCTCGTTCTGGATTATGAGGTCAATCAGATATTTTCCACGATATTTGCCGGTGAAGGGCTTGAATTCAACAAAAGGGAAAATGAGGTCTATCCGTTAATTAACGTGCCTCTGGATTGGATTAATTCCTTTCTGGAAATGGATGGCCGCTTGAAAATGGAAAATGAAAACAGTAATGAACTGGCATCATCATTTATGGAATTTTTGGAAGATGTGGCACCGCAATACAGAGAAAACGTTCTGAAAGCTGCGGATTATATTGAAGAAAAATTATATCCTTTAAATTACTTGGAATAG
- a CDS encoding Ig-like domain-containing protein: protein MNKKIIIAILVIIIIAAGAFFMFGQSFLKADTQINLLNKDTIQNGEQLEFELKDANGNPVAGQVLNITFNDKNYSVATDDNGKAYLFITGIDVGKYNVSVNYGGNNKFNGCTATFNIEVTNDAPDNPATRTISNSVVSTQNNQTSGNNTGNSTGNSSGSGLNTISGN, encoded by the coding sequence ATGAATAAAAAAATAATTATAGCAATATTGGTCATTATTATAATTGCGGCAGGTGCCTTCTTTATGTTTGGCCAATCATTTTTAAAAGCTGATACGCAGATTAATCTTTTAAATAAGGACACCATACAAAATGGTGAGCAGTTGGAATTTGAACTAAAAGATGCTAACGGCAATCCTGTTGCAGGTCAAGTTCTAAACATTACTTTCAACGATAAAAATTATTCAGTAGCTACTGACGATAATGGTAAAGCTTATCTGTTTATCACTGGTATTGACGTTGGAAAATATAATGTTTCAGTCAATTATGGTGGAAATAACAAATTTAATGGTTGTACTGCTACATTTAACATAGAAGTTACAAATGATGCTCCAGACAACCCTGCTACACGAACTATCAGTAATTCAGTTGTAAGCACTCAAAATAATCAAACTAGTGGTAACAACACTGGTAACAGCACGGGTAACAGTAGCGGAAGCGGCCTTAATACAATTTCTGGCAATTAG
- a CDS encoding zinc metalloprotease HtpX: MRGTWKLKLRMWLTMIIMFTIVYFLVMLAGMYLGISSWHFFMIASLVIVFLQYWFGPSLVKRSMNVRPLSEAEAPNIHQMVEELANEAGIPKPEVCISEINVPNAFAYGRSSRSGHIAITRPILGLLNRDELRAVLGHEMGHIKHNDMIVTAAVSVIPMICYYIALSFMFSRNENGGGFIIGILGYLFYLIGQLLVLFISRTREYYADEASVEFGNRPAALVSALYKLSYGAARCSKETIDEVNTNRAFFINDVNNARNDINDFRQIDFDGDGSISDEELRRLANSNVKVNTSNKIMELLSTHPDSLKRVKRLSELEN, encoded by the coding sequence ATGAGAGGAACTTGGAAACTTAAATTAAGAATGTGGCTTACAATGATTATAATGTTTACAATCGTTTATTTCCTTGTAATGCTCGCTGGAATGTATCTCGGAATTAGCTCATGGCACTTTTTCATGATTGCAAGTTTGGTCATTGTCTTTTTGCAGTATTGGTTTGGCCCTTCACTTGTCAAACGTTCAATGAATGTCAGGCCGTTAAGCGAGGCGGAAGCCCCCAACATCCACCAGATGGTTGAGGAACTGGCTAACGAAGCGGGTATTCCAAAGCCTGAAGTCTGTATTTCAGAAATCAATGTTCCTAATGCATTTGCATATGGAAGATCATCTAGAAGCGGCCATATCGCAATCACAAGGCCTATTTTAGGGCTACTTAATCGCGATGAGCTGAGAGCGGTTTTAGGTCATGAAATGGGACACATCAAGCACAACGACATGATTGTTACTGCTGCAGTCAGCGTAATACCTATGATTTGCTATTATATCGCATTGTCTTTCATGTTTTCCAGAAACGAAAATGGTGGAGGATTCATAATAGGGATTTTAGGCTATCTATTCTATCTGATAGGTCAGCTTTTAGTCTTGTTCATTTCAAGAACCCGCGAATACTATGCCGATGAAGCTTCCGTTGAATTCGGAAACAGACCGGCAGCATTGGTATCAGCATTATACAAATTATCCTATGGCGCAGCCAGATGCAGCAAGGAAACGATTGATGAAGTCAATACCAACAGAGCATTTTTTATCAACGATGTCAACAATGCAAGAAATGACATCAATGATTTCAGGCAAATTGACTTTGACGGCGACGGATCAATCAGTGATGAGGAATTGAGGAGATTAGCCAACTCAAATGTCAAAGTAAACACTTCAAACAAAATTATGGAATTACTATCAACGCATCCTGACTCTTTAAAAAGGGTCAAAAGACTATCAGAACTTGAAAATTAA